In a genomic window of Lepisosteus oculatus isolate fLepOcu1 chromosome 3, fLepOcu1.hap2, whole genome shotgun sequence:
- the LOC102685500 gene encoding globoside alpha-1,3-N-acetylgalactosaminyltransferase 1-like — MGRLLHKMGLSGLERLTRRQAVLLCCGLAGLIYFLQPHLFQRSAREPPTVSYTPDSGERGPGPVLNLTAWGAPVVWGGSLESQRRRREFETQAVRTGLVVFVVGKYSHYLQRFVTSAERYFLEGHVVTYYILTDNLRGVTPLSLRAGRELKAFYIAERPDWVHLSKTRMSLLGSAIKELIRHDVDYVFCADVDQEFINPVGAEILGDLVATFHPQYYNRPLYTFPYEKREDSKAFVDDSEGDYYYTSEFFGGLRAEVYQLALVCSRFILQDMEKSFHAFQFEESYLNRYLINSRPTRVLSPEYSWWDAPGTPDIPVKRILSLQRGCLRGPESRESYC, encoded by the exons ATGGGCAGGCTTCTGCACAAGATGGGCCTCTCAG GGCTGGAGAGACTCACCAGAAGACAGGCTGTCCTGCTCTGCTGCGGGCTTGCCGGGCTCATCT ACTTCCTCCAGCCACACCTGTTCCAGAGAAGCGCCAGAGAGCCGCCCACAGTCAGCTACACACCTGACTCCGGAGAACGAGGGCCTGGGCCCGTCCTCAACCTCACCGCCTGGGGCGCGCCCGTTGTGTGGGGGGGCAGCCTGGAATCCCAGCGCAGGAGGCGAGAATTCGAGACCCAGGCCGTCCGCACAGGCCTGGTGGTGTTTGTCGTGGGGAAGTACTCCCACTACCTGCAGCGGTTCGTCACGTCGGCGGAGAGGTACTTCCTGGAGGGGCACGTGGTGACGTACTACATACTGACGGACAACCTGCGGGGGGTGACCCCGCTGTCCCTGAGAGCCGGCAGGGAGCTCAAGGCCTTCTACATCGCAGAGCGACCAGACTGGGTCCACCTCTCCAAGACGAGGATGTCTCTCCTGGGGAGCGCCATCAAGGAGCTGATCCGGCACGATGTGGATTACGTCTTCTGCGCTGACGTGGACCAGGAGTTCATCAATCCAGTGGGGGCTGAGATTTTAGGCGACCTAGTGGCCACATTTCACCCTCAGTACTACAACAGACCCCTCTACACCTTCCCCTACGAGAAGAGGGAGGACTCGAAGGCCTTTGTCGACGACTCGGAAGGCGATTACTACTACACCTCTGAGTTCTTCGGGGGCCTGCGCGCCGAGGTTTACCAGCTGGCCCTGGTCTGCTCCAGGTTCATCCTCCAGGACATGGAGAAGAGTTTCCACGCATTCCAGTTCGAGGAGAGCTACCTGAATCGCTACCTCATCAACAGCAGGCCCACCAGGGTCCTCTCCCCGGAGTACAGCTGGTGGGATGCCCCAGGGACTCCAGACATCCCAGTGAAGAGGATCCTGTCTCTCCAGAGAGGCTGTCTTCGAGGCCCTGAGTCCAGGGAATCGTACTGCTGA